In a single window of the Streptomyces sp. NBC_00285 genome:
- a CDS encoding adenosine deaminase, with amino-acid sequence MLSSSGGNPPNPPRVRDVSELPKAHLHLHFTGSMRPATVLELADKYGVRLPEALTEALTSGEPPKLRATDERGWFRFQRLYDAARSCLREPDDIRRLVREAAEEDVRDGSGWLEIQVDPTSYAPRLGGLIPALEIILDAVETTSRETGLGMRVLVAANRMKHPLDARTLARLAVRYADKGVVGFGLSNDERRGMARDFDRAFNIAREGGLLSVPHGGELAGPSSVRDCLDDLDASRIGHGVRAAENPRLLKRLADRGVTCEVCPASNVALGVYEKPEDVPLRTLFEAGVPMALGADDPLLFGSRLAAQYDIARQYHGFSDAELAELARQSVRASAAPEDMKTKLLSGVDDWLSGPAS; translated from the coding sequence ATGCTGAGCTCTTCAGGGGGGAACCCCCCGAACCCCCCACGTGTACGTGATGTCTCTGAGCTGCCGAAGGCCCATCTGCACCTGCACTTCACCGGTTCGATGCGGCCCGCCACCGTCCTGGAGCTGGCCGACAAGTACGGGGTGCGGCTGCCCGAGGCGCTGACCGAAGCACTGACCAGCGGGGAACCGCCGAAACTGCGGGCCACGGACGAGCGGGGCTGGTTCCGTTTCCAGCGGCTGTACGACGCGGCCCGCTCGTGTCTCAGGGAGCCCGACGACATCCGGCGGCTGGTGCGGGAGGCCGCGGAGGAGGATGTCCGCGACGGTTCGGGGTGGCTGGAGATCCAGGTCGACCCGACGTCGTACGCCCCTCGGCTCGGCGGGCTGATCCCGGCGCTGGAGATCATCCTGGACGCGGTCGAGACGACCTCGCGCGAGACCGGGCTCGGGATGCGGGTGCTGGTCGCCGCGAACCGGATGAAGCATCCGCTGGACGCGCGCACACTGGCCCGGCTCGCGGTGCGGTACGCGGACAAGGGCGTGGTCGGGTTCGGGCTGTCGAACGACGAACGTCGGGGCATGGCACGGGACTTCGACCGGGCCTTCAACATCGCGCGTGAGGGCGGGCTGCTGTCGGTGCCGCACGGCGGTGAGCTGGCGGGGCCGTCGTCGGTCCGGGACTGTCTCGACGACCTGGACGCGAGCCGGATCGGTCACGGCGTGCGGGCGGCCGAGAACCCGCGGCTGCTGAAGCGGCTGGCGGACCGCGGGGTGACGTGCGAGGTGTGTCCGGCGTCGAACGTGGCCCTCGGCGTGTACGAGAAGCCGGAGGACGTGCCGCTGCGGACGCTGTTCGAGGCGGGGGTGCCGATGGCGCTGGGCGCGGACGACCCGCTGCTGTTCGGGTCCCGGCTGGCCGCGCAGTACGACATCGCCCGGCAGTATCACGGCTTCTCGGACGCGGAGCTCGCGGAACTGGCCCGGCAGTCGGTACGGGCTTCGGCGGCACCGGAGGACATGAAGACCAAGCTGCTGTCCGGAGTGGACGACTGGCTCAGCGGTCCGGCCTCCTGA
- a CDS encoding pyridoxal phosphate-dependent aminotransferase, which translates to MSAATPPTARRVSARVGAISESATLAVDAKAKALKAAGRPVIGFGAGEPDFPTPDYIVQAAIEACSNPKYHRYTPAGGLPELKSAIAAKTLRDSGYEVDTTQILVTNGGKQAIYEAFAAILDPGDEVIVPAPYWTTYPESIRLAGGVPVDVVADETTGYRVTVEQLEAARTENTKVVLFVSPSNPTGAVYSEAEAEAIGRWAVEHGLWVLTDEIYEHLVYGDAKFTSLPALLPELRDRCIVVNGVAKTYAMTGWRVGWIIGPKDVVKAATNLQSHATSNVSNVAQVAALAAVSGNLDAVAEMRTAFDRRRKTIVRMLNEIDGVLCPEPEGAFYAYPSVKALLGKEIRGKRPQDTVELAALILEESEVAVVPGEAFGTPGYLRLSYALGDEDLVEGVSRIQKLLAEARD; encoded by the coding sequence ATGAGCGCTGCAACCCCTCCCACCGCGCGCCGGGTCTCCGCCCGAGTCGGCGCGATCTCCGAGTCCGCCACCCTCGCCGTGGACGCCAAGGCCAAGGCCCTCAAGGCCGCCGGACGGCCGGTGATCGGCTTCGGCGCCGGTGAGCCGGACTTCCCGACCCCGGACTACATCGTCCAGGCCGCGATCGAGGCCTGCTCGAACCCGAAGTACCACCGCTATACCCCGGCCGGCGGTCTGCCCGAGCTGAAGTCCGCGATCGCCGCGAAGACGCTGCGCGACTCCGGCTACGAGGTCGACACGACTCAGATCCTGGTGACCAACGGCGGAAAGCAGGCGATCTACGAGGCCTTCGCCGCGATCCTCGACCCGGGCGACGAGGTCATCGTCCCGGCGCCGTACTGGACGACGTACCCGGAGTCCATCCGTCTCGCCGGCGGTGTCCCGGTCGACGTCGTCGCGGACGAGACCACCGGCTACCGCGTCACCGTGGAGCAGCTGGAGGCGGCCCGCACGGAGAACACCAAGGTCGTCCTCTTCGTCTCCCCCTCCAACCCGACCGGCGCCGTCTACAGCGAGGCCGAGGCCGAGGCGATCGGCCGCTGGGCCGTCGAGCACGGCCTGTGGGTGCTGACCGACGAGATCTACGAGCACCTCGTCTACGGCGACGCGAAGTTCACCTCGCTGCCCGCGCTCCTGCCCGAGCTGCGCGACAGGTGCATCGTCGTCAACGGCGTCGCGAAGACGTACGCCATGACGGGCTGGCGGGTGGGCTGGATCATCGGTCCGAAGGACGTCGTCAAGGCCGCGACCAACCTCCAGTCGCACGCCACGTCCAACGTGTCGAACGTCGCCCAGGTCGCGGCCCTCGCCGCGGTCTCCGGCAACCTCGACGCGGTGGCGGAGATGCGTACGGCCTTCGACCGCCGTCGCAAGACGATCGTGCGGATGCTCAACGAGATCGACGGCGTGCTCTGCCCGGAGCCCGAGGGCGCCTTCTACGCCTACCCGTCGGTCAAGGCCCTGCTCGGCAAGGAGATCCGCGGCAAGCGCCCGCAGGACACGGTCGAGCTGGCCGCGCTGATCCTGGAGGAGTCCGAGGTCGCGGTCGTCCCGGGTGAGGCCTTCGGCACGCCCGGCTATCTGCGGCTCTCGTACGCGCTCGGTGACGAGGATCTCGTCGAGGGTGTCTCGCGGATCCAGAAGCTGCTGGCGGAGGCGCGGGACTGA